In Crassostrea angulata isolate pt1a10 chromosome 6, ASM2561291v2, whole genome shotgun sequence, a genomic segment contains:
- the LOC128187315 gene encoding 2-oxoglutarate and iron-dependent oxygenase domain-containing protein 2-like isoform X1, with product MMTYYVCRCFFSNNIFLKQYNLHVTYKDEEQFKHDYLQILRKRGCNTEEKIREACREIQKEISRRRHLGEESLKRRNVISSHYTPVHPEIYHLKEEYLASEFLALVQACKANKSASLEEIFDRIKVEKAERVYTFPIFTEEFCRLFVEELSHFEDSDCPKGRPNTMNKYGVLLNELGFDEDFLTPLREHYIAAITSLMYPDWGGAFLDSHKAFVVKYKLGQDTDLNYHYDNAEITLNVSLGKTFTGGELYFGDMFRPRETSNQNARFTEISHVPSIALLHRGQHRHGASPITSGERYNLIIWMRSSAVRNACCPMCFEEPDLVPTVGFGDGFTKQTETVDVCTV from the exons ATGATGACATACTACGTTTGTCGgtgttttttctcaaataatatttttttgaaacaatacaatttGCATGTGACATACAAGGATGAAGAGCAGTTTAAGCATGACTATTTACAg ATATTGAGAAAACGTGGTTGTAATACAGAAGAAAAAATCCGGGAAGCATGTCGAGAG ATTCAGAAAGAAATCAGCAGAAGGCGACATCTGGGAGAAGAGAGTCTGAAAAGGAGGAACGTTATCTCCTCTCATTACACTCCCGTGCATCCCGAAATCTATCATCTGAAG GAAGAGTACCTAGCATCTGAATTTTTAGCTCTAGTCCAGGCATGTAAAGCTAATAAATCGGCGTCACTTGAGGAGATCTTTGACAGAATTAAAGTGGAAAAGG CCGAGAGAGTGTATACCTTTCCTATTTTTACGGAGGAGTTCTGCCGCCTGTTTGTTGAAGAACTATCACACTTTGAAGATAGCGATTGTCCTAAAGGCAGGCCAAACACAATGAATAAATACGGG GTGTTGCTGAATGAGCTGGGGTTTGACGAGGACTTTCTGACGCCATTGCGCGAGCACTACATTGCCGCCATCACCTCCCTGATGTACCCTGACTGGGGAGGGGCTTTCCTGGACTCCCACAAAGCGTTCGTGGTCAAGTACAAACTAGGTCAAGACACGGACCTGAATTATCACTACGACAATGCGGAGATTACTTTGAATGTGTCACTAGGGAAAACTTTCACTGGCGGCGAGTTGTACTTCGGTGACATGTTCAGACCTCGTGAGACTTCCAACCAAAATGCGAGATTTACTGAGATCTCGCACGTGCCATCTATAGCGCTGCTGCATAGAGGACAACACAGACATGGGGCCTCACCGATAACTAGCGGGGAACGGTATAACTTAATAATTTGGATGCGATCCTCGGCAGTTAGAAACGCGTGCTGTCCCATGTGTTTTGAGGAACCAGATCTAGTTCCGACTGTCGGATTTGGGGACGGATTTACAAAACAGACAGAAACAGTAGATGTTTGTactgtttga
- the LOC128187315 gene encoding 2-oxoglutarate and iron-dependent oxygenase domain-containing protein 2-like isoform X2 — MMTYYVCRCFFSNNIFLKQYNLHVTYKDEEQFKHDYLQILRKRGCNTEEKIREACREEEYLASEFLALVQACKANKSASLEEIFDRIKVEKAERVYTFPIFTEEFCRLFVEELSHFEDSDCPKGRPNTMNKYGVLLNELGFDEDFLTPLREHYIAAITSLMYPDWGGAFLDSHKAFVVKYKLGQDTDLNYHYDNAEITLNVSLGKTFTGGELYFGDMFRPRETSNQNARFTEISHVPSIALLHRGQHRHGASPITSGERYNLIIWMRSSAVRNACCPMCFEEPDLVPTVGFGDGFTKQTETVDVCTV; from the exons ATGATGACATACTACGTTTGTCGgtgttttttctcaaataatatttttttgaaacaatacaatttGCATGTGACATACAAGGATGAAGAGCAGTTTAAGCATGACTATTTACAg ATATTGAGAAAACGTGGTTGTAATACAGAAGAAAAAATCCGGGAAGCATGTCGAGAG GAAGAGTACCTAGCATCTGAATTTTTAGCTCTAGTCCAGGCATGTAAAGCTAATAAATCGGCGTCACTTGAGGAGATCTTTGACAGAATTAAAGTGGAAAAGG CCGAGAGAGTGTATACCTTTCCTATTTTTACGGAGGAGTTCTGCCGCCTGTTTGTTGAAGAACTATCACACTTTGAAGATAGCGATTGTCCTAAAGGCAGGCCAAACACAATGAATAAATACGGG GTGTTGCTGAATGAGCTGGGGTTTGACGAGGACTTTCTGACGCCATTGCGCGAGCACTACATTGCCGCCATCACCTCCCTGATGTACCCTGACTGGGGAGGGGCTTTCCTGGACTCCCACAAAGCGTTCGTGGTCAAGTACAAACTAGGTCAAGACACGGACCTGAATTATCACTACGACAATGCGGAGATTACTTTGAATGTGTCACTAGGGAAAACTTTCACTGGCGGCGAGTTGTACTTCGGTGACATGTTCAGACCTCGTGAGACTTCCAACCAAAATGCGAGATTTACTGAGATCTCGCACGTGCCATCTATAGCGCTGCTGCATAGAGGACAACACAGACATGGGGCCTCACCGATAACTAGCGGGGAACGGTATAACTTAATAATTTGGATGCGATCCTCGGCAGTTAGAAACGCGTGCTGTCCCATGTGTTTTGAGGAACCAGATCTAGTTCCGACTGTCGGATTTGGGGACGGATTTACAAAACAGACAGAAACAGTAGATGTTTGTactgtttga
- the LOC128187315 gene encoding 2-oxoglutarate and iron-dependent oxygenase domain-containing protein 2-like isoform X3, translated as MMTYYVCRCFFSNNIFLKQYNLHVTYKDEEQFKHDYLQEEYLASEFLALVQACKANKSASLEEIFDRIKVEKAERVYTFPIFTEEFCRLFVEELSHFEDSDCPKGRPNTMNKYGVLLNELGFDEDFLTPLREHYIAAITSLMYPDWGGAFLDSHKAFVVKYKLGQDTDLNYHYDNAEITLNVSLGKTFTGGELYFGDMFRPRETSNQNARFTEISHVPSIALLHRGQHRHGASPITSGERYNLIIWMRSSAVRNACCPMCFEEPDLVPTVGFGDGFTKQTETVDVCTV; from the exons ATGATGACATACTACGTTTGTCGgtgttttttctcaaataatatttttttgaaacaatacaatttGCATGTGACATACAAGGATGAAGAGCAGTTTAAGCATGACTATTTACAg GAAGAGTACCTAGCATCTGAATTTTTAGCTCTAGTCCAGGCATGTAAAGCTAATAAATCGGCGTCACTTGAGGAGATCTTTGACAGAATTAAAGTGGAAAAGG CCGAGAGAGTGTATACCTTTCCTATTTTTACGGAGGAGTTCTGCCGCCTGTTTGTTGAAGAACTATCACACTTTGAAGATAGCGATTGTCCTAAAGGCAGGCCAAACACAATGAATAAATACGGG GTGTTGCTGAATGAGCTGGGGTTTGACGAGGACTTTCTGACGCCATTGCGCGAGCACTACATTGCCGCCATCACCTCCCTGATGTACCCTGACTGGGGAGGGGCTTTCCTGGACTCCCACAAAGCGTTCGTGGTCAAGTACAAACTAGGTCAAGACACGGACCTGAATTATCACTACGACAATGCGGAGATTACTTTGAATGTGTCACTAGGGAAAACTTTCACTGGCGGCGAGTTGTACTTCGGTGACATGTTCAGACCTCGTGAGACTTCCAACCAAAATGCGAGATTTACTGAGATCTCGCACGTGCCATCTATAGCGCTGCTGCATAGAGGACAACACAGACATGGGGCCTCACCGATAACTAGCGGGGAACGGTATAACTTAATAATTTGGATGCGATCCTCGGCAGTTAGAAACGCGTGCTGTCCCATGTGTTTTGAGGAACCAGATCTAGTTCCGACTGTCGGATTTGGGGACGGATTTACAAAACAGACAGAAACAGTAGATGTTTGTactgtttga